CTATTCTATCTTCTTACCGAAGATTTCGATGGCATCGCACCTGCTCACCATGGTAGCTTCTGCTACGCAGCACTCTCTGTTCTTCCATGGAGAGAGCTGAACAGAGGCCCAATGCTGCTCTTCTCCAGACCATAGGCACACCTAGTTTCTTCTAGCTAGTCCTTTGCTCGTAGCTATTGCAAGTTATCAAGACACTGCTGCCATAAATCATGCTGCATTATCATTTATCAGGACATGTGCCACGCCACCTCCCCAAGCACTCAAATCGAAGTTTTGGCCCTGCAAGTCTGCTCAGGGCCACCCTCATAAACCACCAAGAGATTTGCTTCATTAAGATGTATTATCGACTGGGTAGCATGCAATCATCAGCAATATCCAATTTTGGTGGGGATGGGGAAATGAGATCACAACAGCCCCCTTGGGCTTGACTGTTCTTTCTACCTCTTCCATACATCGAGGCTGAGATGTACACTAACTACTTTCTTGCGTTGAGTTGTAAACAGCCCCTTGGGCTTGACTGTTCTTTCTACCTCTTCAATACATCGAGAAACAAGCATTTTGagttttcttgaaaaaaaaatcatattggcATAGGTTTGGTAAACCCAAACCCTTTCTAATAGCGCCCTAGAAGATATATCATGAAATCCTGGATCACCTCTATAAATGCTTGGCTTTTTTAGCGTAAAAGAATCCTAGTCATGAGGAACCAACACCATTCCCACTCGTGAGGAAATTGAAATGCATTATGCTAATAATCCAGAATCAGTTGAAGCCATACCTGTAGGTGTAAAAGCTGACTTTAAAAGACCTAACCTCTCTCCTGAGGTATGATCTGCAATAGCTATACTTCCAAATGTAGAACCACCAATGATCAGCTGATCATCTGTTAGTGCCAAACATGTCACAGGGGAAGGGTGAAGCCTGTAAACCATTGTTGAATATGCATCATAAAGAAAGATTATACATTAACTGCAGCATTTCAACATTCGATCTATCTCCAGTAAAGATTCTAAAACCTCCCtcttagggcttgtttggtactagagttttagtggggattagtggggataatccgctccaaacttcaaatcccacttatccccaatgcatgtttggtgctagagtatgaatgtatgagcgagtttaatccgcACTTATCCCCACTTTTCTCCAAATTTTAGTGCAATTTTTtgaatccccaatactctacccctacctagtggattggggatggggttttatggggattgggtgacaaccgagattcacccaatactctagagtattatccccactaatccccactaaaacactagtaccaaacaaggccttaggAGGCTTGTAAAGACTCTTCTACCTATCCAATGAAATGAAACACAAATgctttttgcgttttctcgaaaaaataatCGCAGAAACACTTCATTCACATGATATGCTACTGGACTCCCTTGTGCTTACCGGTGAATGCTTGAGCAGCTCCTGCTGTACATATCATATACAAAGGCTCTGCCATCCTCACAACCAATTACAACCTCTGGATCGGCATAACTGCAGAAGCAAATAAACATTGCCAATATAAATCAATCCTaattaaaataaaagaaataatgTCTAGGCTAACTGAATTTTATCAAGTAATTGCCAGATATATCACTATAATTAGATGATTATCACAAGCAATATGTCCTTGCATTGTAATCAATCAAACTTGCTTTAGTTTGAACATGAAATCGTCTGAAAAGAAATAACGATAGAGTTTGTGAAGTGTTCTGGCACCCTTCAAAATGTGAACCAGAAACTCAAATGGTGGCAAAGATTTTATGTTTGTCTGGTGTCTCAATTCTCAAGTGAAGCTGGAGACAATTACATTATAAAGGCAGGTTGCACCAGATATATTGCTTTCAAACATGAATTCTACTTTTGAACCAGGTAAGATCAATCTTCTAATTTCTGCAACAAGCAAATCCTCTCAATACCGTTAAATGAGCCCTCTCACCTCATGCATAACCCATGACTGAAGGTGCCTCCACAAGATTGAAATATACTTCTTGGTCCACTGCGTTTCCATATGCAAACCTGGGAGCTCGTTAAACCTACAATCTACACAGAGAACTGAACCGTTTAATGATAGTAAAACATAAGTTCACATTTGGTAAAGAAACCATGTGGCAGAACAAATTATACAAAGTTGTTACCATAACCCTTTAGTTCAATGCGTATCCATgaataaaattaatattttagATGACTCAACCATAAGAAGCATCAAATCAGACCATTTTAGAATAATGTCAACAATGCTATATCAGAATGCAGAGCGTATCCACAATTTGTGCAACTCAGTGCACATAATGGGAAGAATAATTGTTTAAAATACAATCAGAAGTTGGTCTTTCTAATTTAGGATATAACCATCTCTATATTTAGTCAATGTCGCTGTTTTATTGAATAGATTAGGTTGACTGCATAGCCTACTGTTGTACACATAAAAACATAATGTCCCTACAACTACTATACTCAACAACTCGAAAAGCCACCCCATAACTCTTGGTCGAGATTCAAATTTACATAATAGAACAACTTCAAGTACAAGATATGCTGCATGCAAATTACAGTATGGACTATTTTGCAGCTTTCCTTCACACATAGTACAAATGGTCTATTTTGCAACTTCCCATGGCACATGAAGTACACGTAAGCATATTGCTAAGATCATGGTAATAAGATGTTTCAAATGTACAGTTCATGTCTTGGCCCATAGATACAGCCTATCGGATTCAGCGCAACCAGCTTTTTAATCATGATTCCAATCGATAAATGAAGATTCAGATTCAACATCGATGTGAATCAGGTAGAATTAGCCATTTGAGTCATCAATCACTAAACAAACCAGAAAAACAGATTAGTTGGTGCGAAGCCATGCTGTTAAGTGCGACCACAACCAAGGCGTGGTGTCCGTCAAGTCACCTCCGAGCTGCAGCAACTCCACCTCTTCGCATTGTCTTCGTCAGCTTCAGCTCCTCCTATGTGAGTCGCTTCTGTGCAGCTGGAGGCCCTTGCCCCTTTAGCTGCACCAGCCGTGTGGTGTGGAAGAGACAGGGACCATGGCAAAGATATGGTGACCACTGGCCAGTGCAGCATGGGCTCACGCAGGGAGCAGGTTGAGTCATGCTAGCGTTCAGCGATTTAAATTTTAGAGGAGACATGCACTTTTGGGATTCTAGAGAAGCCAATGTGTGATTTTGAATGGATTAAATGCTTTCCTGGCATGTGGACTTCCAAGTGGATTTTTAAGCTGGACTAGCGTTCAGCGATTTAAATTTTAGAGGGGACATGCACTTTTGGAATTCTAGAGAAGCCAATGTGTGATTTTGAATGGATTAAATGCTTTCCTGACATGTGGACATCCAAGTGGATTTTTAAGCTGGAAGTCCCCTCCATCTATTTCTAATCAGATTTTGGAATTTGTTACCTATAACTAGTCCAGCTACCTAATGTCTTATAGAGACATGTGATTATTAAGAGCTTTTATACACACGGAGAGCCTACATTTCCATATACCGGTTTTTTTCTACGATCTGCATTTATGTTTTCAACTATTCACCTTCTGGCTAAATAATAGTAATTAAAGAAACAAACACTGTGTTCACAAATCGAGAACGCTGATACCAAATTAAACCAAGTGCCGGATTTCTGAATCAGAGATGTATACCATCATCAAACTCAATACATAGAAAGTGGCGAACCGCTAACCAAAATAGCAAACTGGTAATCTCGTAACTATGTTTTGTCCTATAAAATGGGTCAGATATTGTCTCAATGCTACAGACTGCTATCAGTATGCAAGCATGTGTTTTAACAAATAAATCATTTATGGAGTAATAACTATCTATTTTTTTTACTCAAGAACGAATCTTGCATACTTGCTCTTAAGACCAGAAAATTAAAGCTCGGGATAGCTAAACAACAGAACTACTACAATTGTACCAAGAGTGATTACCTTATTttcatcaaaatcaaagtcaaCTAACATTTTAGAATCTGGAACATTGTACTCATTCATGTATTTGCAATTTTCAGCAGACCAAAGTCGTAGAACCTGGGAAAAACCAATGTCAAAATGATGAGGCGCTCGAGATGATAGTAATTAAGTTGGTGAACAGATTAAACATTATAGAAAATTACAAAGCTATTATTAACTCTCGTTCTCAATTATCTACAGCTTCGGATTTTGGCAACCATGATTTCCACAACCATACCGTGTGATAATCTGCATCGTTATGTCATTTCTCAACTACAAGACCACTTACACACCTCATAAAATACATTTTATAACTTATTCATGTGAGATCAAACACCAAAAATCACTAAAGTCAAGATAGATGTTTTACATTGAAGAAGATACTAAGAACACCAGTACAGGACGTAACACTCACCTTGTCTCCCTTTCCAGTTAAGACTGAACCACTCTTCATACGGCACAAGGTGGCCCTGAAACAAGAAATAAGACAGAGCACATATGAAAATTGAACCACTGTTTAGCAGGTCAAAACAGAAGACAATTGGTCAtgatcaaaaaaaaaatgaaaatatgatGGATTGGCAAATGGAACTCCTTGTGCTGATAACATGATACACAAAGGAGGCATAACTTAAGTGGAGCAGCACAATAACAACATATACTTACCGCATAGGGTGACCAATCCACTGATGAACATCAACTGACCCACTAGTGAGAGTTGATGCGTGCCCATTTATCGCAAGCGCCTCAAAATAACTCTTCGTTGAAAACGTAATACTTGAGCTTCTTGCCTGTGGATTCCTCTTGTAATATAGATCTCTCATCAGATGGCCTGTGCTGATAATCGTGTTCCTATCAAAGAAAGGGGAAATCAGACGGTGCACACTTTACTCAACATTGCAAATTTCTTCATTCAGCAATGGGGAAGAAAAATTGCACAAATAGAAATACCAAACTGAACTCCGAAGACTAGTGCAATAGTTGCTGATGCGGCAATTGGTTGTTAGCTCACTGGTTTAGGTTCTTCTCAGATCTCGCCAATACCATCTCGCGGAACGATGTATTGAGGTGTGCATCTATGATTTATCAACTGATTTCAAGTGTGCATCTGTGATTTTTCAAACTATTTCCTAGTAAAACGAGTCCGATAGTAACCCCTAGCAAATCAGAAGCCCAGGTACACAGCGGAAAGGACATAGCGCAAAACGAACAACAAGGCGAGGGGACTCGAAAAGGGGAAGGGGAGGTGAGATGATCCGCGTAGCGGGTCGTACCATGACTTGCAGACGGCGGAGCAGTGGACGAGGTCGAAGTGGTCATCCAAGCGGGAGAAGATGGAGCGGAGGGTGTCGTCGCTCAGCGACTGCGCCGTCGGGCCGtacccgcctccgccgccgccgccgccgctactgcGCCGCTTCGAGGGGAGGCCTccgctccggctccggctgctgCTTGCCTCCATCTCAGAAGAGACTGGTCAAGGGCGACCCCTGCCTCCCGCCGGCTGCCTGCCGGTGGTCGGCCGGTCCAAACTGTAGGGCTGTAGGCTCCATTGCCGAAGGGTGGATGGTAATTCCTATCCGTGTTTACCTGGCGCCGTACACCCCCGCGCGGGTATGGGCCTGGCCCAGTTCGCGTTTTTTCTTCAtcttttttcgttttctttttctttttcttattttctagGAAGTACACTTTTGATCTCACGTCCATATGCCCCTGCTACTcagaaaaatattttaaaactcttaaaaacaaacaaaaatttgGGGTATACATGTAGATACTTTAGGTGTACACGTTAAAAGTTTAATATCGGTAACTTAGAGGGATTTTAGGCTATGCCGATAAATAATGTGTCCTAATGCAAACTAAGTGGAGCACCCTATATGACAAAATACATATATCAAGAACTTCAAgatcgaaggctatcacaaattaAATAAGT
This sequence is a window from Lolium rigidum isolate FL_2022 unplaced genomic scaffold, APGP_CSIRO_Lrig_0.1 contig_47742_1, whole genome shotgun sequence. Protein-coding genes within it:
- the LOC124681588 gene encoding F-box/WD-40 repeat-containing protein At3g52030-like, producing MEASSSRSRSGGLPSKRRSSGGGGGGGGYGPTAQSLSDDTLRSIFSRLDDHFDLVHCSAVCKSWNTIISTGHLMRDLYYKRNPQARSSSITFSTKSYFEALAINGHASTLTSGSVDVHQWIGHPMRATLCRMKSGSVLTGKGDKVLRLWSAENCKYMNEYNVPDSKMLVDFDFDENKIVGLTSSQVCIWKRSGPRSIFQSCGGTFSHGLCMSYADPEVVIGCEDGRAFVYDMYSRSCSSIHRLHPSPVTCLALTDDQLIIGGSTFGSIAIADHTSGERLGLLKSAFTPTVIRCLSSSANSHLIFAGSSSGYAHCWDLRTLRPLWETRVSPNVIYSAHHFPGDTSVLAVGGIDGVLRLICQRTGDTIRSFIMDAGQPAQSSSRLQAEKKHGRPAESGPRKQVEKKNAREIAPDARLDNIPTNLRPQITGLSVGMRKIVTTHGENYIRVWKFRS